Part of the Novosphingobium sp. ZN18A2 genome, GCAGGCTTGAATAGCCTGCCAGCCAGTCGTCCCGCCGGCGCCAGACCGCGCGCCACACGATGCGTTCCGGCCGTTCCGGAGCGATCGATGCGGCTATCCGCCGATTGGCCGCCCACAGCCAGAGGAGCATCAGCCCCAGAGGCGCGGTTCGTCTGCTCCAGTGATCGCGGATCAGCGTGGACCGGGCTTTCATGACCTTTACCACCTTGTCCTCCCGCTTTGCGGTCGATGCGCCGACAAGGTGCATGATCTGCGCATCGGGGGTGATCATCGGGCGATAGCCAAGCCGCGCCGCGCGCAGGCACATGTCCGCTTCCTCACCATACATGAAATAGCCCGGGTTGAAGCCGCCCAGCGCGCGCCAGAGGTCGCTCTTCAGCAGGAAGAAGCACCCGACCACGATGTCGACGTGCCGCACCGAATCGCGCGGCCAACCGCCGATCCCCTCGGGGTTGAAAATCGCGCTGCGCGGCAAGAGCCGCGACAGCCCCATCGCAGAGCACAGCAGGCTCCACGGCGTCATCCGGTTCCA contains:
- a CDS encoding glycosyltransferase family 2 protein, encoding MTEPGARPELTVIMVNYNTRDLTLRAIETLLANAGDVAFRLVVWDNASHDGSADAIARRFPDIELIRSPENIGFARANNAVAASAGTEWLLLLNPDTETHPDAVKNLLTFARTHPEAGIVGGRTVFPDGSLNAASCWNRMTPWSLLCSAMGLSRLLPRSAIFNPEGIGGWPRDSVRHVDIVVGCFFLLKSDLWRALGGFNPGYFMYGEEADMCLRAARLGYRPMITPDAQIMHLVGASTAKREDKVVKVMKARSTLIRDHWSRRTAPLGLMLLWLWAANRRIAASIAPERPERIVWRAVWRRRDDWLAGYSSLR